From a single Pseudophryne corroboree isolate aPseCor3 chromosome 6, aPseCor3.hap2, whole genome shotgun sequence genomic region:
- the IL12B gene encoding interleukin-12 subunit beta — translation MYSEITASPQRIREHLQALNTERNFSRLCCQTYRTLVVDINSKDEHAKEMVKIECNATDHQSVQLNRDSHRQKTLSITVKELADVGTVTCHTSTGIVDSKDILLNSLNLPVFKRIFSHKKEPVQCKVKNYSGQFSCSWNSADNSPEFIFEAHRGNYSLMCQEPVRENSDYTVECHDTQSCHYAEEEQNITVILHAIRHKRYENHTLSFALREIIKPDPPQDLLLNKTKNHKHFSIHWKYPKTWCNVHTFFPLIFNIKITKDNDLIEHHENVEGTDLIPHQKDVSEISGFCIQARDMYFNSSWSDWSCYK, via the exons ATGTACTCTGAAATAACTGCATCACCTCAAAGGATAAGAGAGCATTTACAGGCGCTCAATACTGAGAGGAACTTCTCCAGGCTGTGTTGTCAAACGTACAGAA CCTTAGTTGTAGACATCAATTCTAAGGATGAACATGCAAAAGAGATGGTAAAAATTGAGTGTAATGCTACTGATCACCAGTCTGTCCAGTTGAACAGGGATTCCCATAGACAGAAAACGCTAAGTATAACTGTGAAAGAACTTGCTGATGTGGGAACCGTTACCTGTCACACCTCAACTGGGATCGTTGACTCTAAAGATATTCTACTAAATTCGCTTAACCTACCAGTGTTCAAAAGAATATTTTCAC ATAAGAAAGAACCAGTACAATGCAAGGTCAAAAACTATAGTGGCCAGTTCAGTTGCTCATGGAATTCAGCAGACAACAGTCCCGAATTTATCTTTGAAGCACACAGAGG caACTACAGCCTAATGTGTCAGGAGCCAGTGAGAGAGAATTCTGATTATACGGTAGAGTGTCATGACACGCAATCATGTCACTATGCAGAAGAGGAACAAAACATCACTGTCATCCTGCATGCCATTCGACACAAGAGATACGAGAATCACACATTATCCTTCGCATTGAGAGAAATCA TTAAGCCTGACCCACCACAAGATCTGCTACTTAATAAAACCAAGAACCATAAACATTTTTCCATACATTGGAAGTACCCAAAAACCTGGTGCAATGTCCACACATTTTTCCCGCTCATCTTTAACATCAAAATAACAAAGGACAACGATCTGATAGAG CATCATGAGAACGTAGAAGGGACAGATCTTATTCCGCATCAGAAAGATGTCTCAGAAATCTCAGGTTTCTGCATCCAAGCAAGAGACATGTACTTTAATTCGTCCTGGAGTGACTGGTCATGTTACAAGTAG